The DNA sequence GAAGCTATGTCCGGCGGACGGCTGAAGATTGAGCTCCTGGCCGCAGGCGCCATCGTACCCGCCTTTGAAGTCCTTGATGCCGTTCACAAAGAGATCTTGGATGGGGGACATGCCTGGCCTGGCTATTGGTATGGCAAACACCCGGCTGCCACTCTTTTCGGCAGCGTTCCCGGCGGGCCCTTCGGGATGAGCTCGGAGGATTACCTGGGATGGCTCTATATAGCCGGCGGGAAAGAACTGTACAACGAACTTATGCAGAAAGAATTGAAAATGAACGTTGTAGTTTTCCCCACCTTTGGTGAAACGCCAGAGCCCTTGGGATGGTTTCCTAAACCCATCAAAAATGTGAAGGACTTTAAGGGGTTGAAATTCCGGGCAGGGGGAATGTCCGCCGAAGTTTTTAAAGCCATGGGTATGACAGTGGTAACTCTCCCCGGTGGTGAAATCGTGCCGGCGTTGGAGAGGGGTGTCATTGATGCCGGAGAATTCAGCGACCCAAGCTCTGACATGGCTATGGGCTTCCAAGATGTTCGTAAGTTCTACCACATGCCTGGAACGCACCAGCCCACAGGTATGATGGAGTTCATCATCAATAAGAAAAAATGGGATGAACTTCCTGCCGACCTTAAAGCAATCGTCGAGTACGCGGGAATGGCCGAGACAATACATTTCACCATTAAGATGTTGAACCAGAACAGCAAGGATCTCCAGACCCTGATTGAAAAGCATGGGGTGAAAGTGATCGAATCCCCACGGGACATTTTACTGGAAGTGCTAAAAGCATGGGACAAAGTGGCGGAAAAATACGTCAAGGCAAATCCATTCTTCGCCAAAGTATATGAATCACAAAAGAAATGGGCGCAACAGGTGGTTCCTTATCGTAGTGTCGGCCACCCACCGTATGACTTGGCCGCCGATTATTATTGGGGCAAAATCAATCCTTATAAAGTTCAAAAGCCCAAATAATCGAGTGGTTAAAAATCGCTTATTAAGAAAAAGGGGTGGGTCTCTCAAGGGATTAAAAATTGAGATTCACCCCTTTTGAATATTTTGGGAGTCCTAAGACAGCATTGGTTCCAGCTGAAATGCGAAATGTATAAAAAAAGAAGATCACCCATTATTATTTTATGGGAGGTTGAGCAAATTGAATTCTGCGTTTAAAGTTGTCCGGTTCATTGATGGCCTATCGTTGTGGAGTGGCAAAATTTTCGCCTGGCTCAATGTTCCTCTGGTGGGGGGGTTGGTTTATGAAGTTGTGGCTCGATATGCCTTTGATTCCCCTACAGAATGGGCCTATGACATAGCTTATATGCTTTACGGAACCATTTTTATGATGGGGGCAGCTTATACTCTTTACAACAAAGGACATATCCGAACGGATCTTCTTTATAACCATTTTCCGGCTCGTTGGCAGGGGATAATTGATGCATCTTTCTACCTCTTCTTTTTTTTCCCCGGCATGATCCTATTCTTGATTGCCGGATGGGATTATGCCGCCCATGCCTGGGATATTAAAGAAACAGCAGCCTACAGTCCCTGGAGACCGATCGTTTATCCATTCAAAACGGTGATCCCAATAGCAATCATTCTTTTAATAATCCAAGGCATCGCCGAATTCATAAAGAGTGTTTATGCCACGACAAGGGGGGAATGGCGATGAGCAACGAAATTCTTGGCCTCTTGATGTTGGGCACCCTCCTCGTGGTAATTTTCATCGGCTTTCCGATAGCCTTCACCCTCATAATCCTGGCAATTTTATTTGGCTACTTCAGCTTGGGGAAAATGGTCTTTGATTTGATGGTCATGCAAACCTTTGGGTTGATGCAGGAAGAAGTCCTGGCTGCGGTTCCTCTCTTTGTCTTCATGGGATACGTGGTGGAACAGGCGGGACTCATGGAGCGGCTTTTCATGGCCTTTCGCCACGTTCTTTCTGGGGTGAAAGGGTCCCTTTTCGTCGGCGTCATTCTCACCGCGGCCATTTTTGCCATGGCCACGGGAATCGTCGGTGCCGCGGTCACTGTTCTGGGGATTATGGCCGCACCGGTCATGATCAGGTGTGGATATAACGACCAACTTTCTGCCGGAACCATCATTGCCGGAGGGACCTTAGGGATTCTGATCCCCCCGAGCATTATGCTTGTGGTTATGGGGCCGGTGCTGGGAATCTCTGTGGCCAAGCTTTATGCCGCCGCCTTCGGACCTGGATTTTTATTGACGGGCCTTTATGTTATTTATCTTTTGATTCGCAACTTCCTGAATCCTGAACTCGGGCCAGTGGTGCCGATGGATGAAAGGATTTCGAGAACCGAGAAAATAAAAGAATTCTTTTTTGGCATGGTGCCGCTGGGTTCCCTCATTTTTTTCACTCTGGGGAGTATTTTGGCTGGATTGGCCACGCCTACGGAAGCAGCGGCCTGTGGGGCTTGCGGAGGTATTTTAATGGCTCTCGCCTACCGCAAATTGACTTTGCCGAAATTCAAGGAGGCCCTGATCAAGACTCTAAGTACTTCCAGTATGGTCCTCTTCCTGGCCGTGGCCGCTAACATCTTTGGATCTGTTTTTTCCAGGTTGGGATCGGCGACGCTGATCACCAATTCGTTGATTGCCTTGGATCTCAGCCCATTTATGATGCTCCTTCTCTTAATGGTGGTGATCTTTATTTTGGGATGGCCCTTTGAGTGGCCGGCCATCGTTCTCATTTTTCTGCCGATCTTCCTCCCCTTGATCCTAACCTTAAAGTTCAACCTGGTTTGGTTCGGCGCGCTTGTCGCGGTGAACTTGCAGACGGCGTTTCTGTCTCCACCCGTCGCCATGTCAGCATATTACCTCAAGGCCGTGGTTCCCCAGTGGAAGTTATCGACCATTTACCGAGGGGTGATAGAATTTATGGTTATCCAGTTGATTGCCCTCTTTCTCCTCATGCTGTTTCCCGAGATAGCTTTGTGGCTGCCCGGCGTGCTGTTTGGTTAACCGCATTCTTTTTTCCGCCGCCGCGGTTTGGATAAAAACGCTATGTGCTTTAATCCAAGCGCATAGCTTTTTCCAGAATGATTTCTGATTAACTCGTAAAAAGCATGAAAATACTCTTTTTGGTCATTCCCGTGAAAACGGGAATCCAGTGAGCTTCTTGCAAAAGTCCGTAATTTACCCTTCGACAGGCTCAGGGTGAACGGGCTTAGGTTGAAATTATTTAGTTTTTCCGTTCATGGTGAGCTTGTCGAACCACAAAAAAATACTTTTGCAAGAGCCTCCAGTATTATCAAATATTTACATCTTCTCTGGACTCCCGCTTCCGCGGGAGAGACGACTTTTTACAAAATCATCATTTCTTGCCTCAAAAAATGTGGGCAAAACCGGGCCTGAAAGGTGTACAAAACTGGCCATAAAGATCCTCATTATTTTTTACCGAACTAAAAATACTGAAATATCAATTAATTGGGTAAAACAGAGGCACCCAACTTAGAAGGCATAGAATTTGCTGTACAAAACAAAAACGGCTCTGTAAGGGTTAACAGCAGGTTAAAATTTTTTGGCAGGAGTTGGAGATGGAGCAAAAAGCTTCGGTTTTGGTTGTGGATGATGAACTCGGACCACGGGAATCATTGCGGATGATCCTCAAACCACTTTATGATGTCCATACAGCTGCAAACGGACAAGAGGCCCTCGATTGTATTCAAAAAGAAAAAGTTGACCTCATCACCCTCGATATAAAAATGCCTGGGCTTTCAGGGATGGACGTGCTGCGGGAACTCAGGAAACTGGGGAGTGACGCCGCAGTCGTTATCGTCACCGGATATGGGACCCTAACCAACGTCCACGACGCCATCCGCTATGGGGCGGTTGACTTCGTTTCCAAGCCTTTCAACGTTC is a window from the Deltaproteobacteria bacterium genome containing:
- a CDS encoding TRAP transporter substrate-binding protein — protein: MKKVWAVLAILMFVLVFSSPAGAQQTFKWKVQSTWTAGDFHQVNPKGLVEKIEAMSGGRLKIELLAAGAIVPAFEVLDAVHKEILDGGHAWPGYWYGKHPAATLFGSVPGGPFGMSSEDYLGWLYIAGGKELYNELMQKELKMNVVVFPTFGETPEPLGWFPKPIKNVKDFKGLKFRAGGMSAEVFKAMGMTVVTLPGGEIVPALERGVIDAGEFSDPSSDMAMGFQDVRKFYHMPGTHQPTGMMEFIINKKKWDELPADLKAIVEYAGMAETIHFTIKMLNQNSKDLQTLIEKHGVKVIESPRDILLEVLKAWDKVAEKYVKANPFFAKVYESQKKWAQQVVPYRSVGHPPYDLAADYYWGKINPYKVQKPK
- a CDS encoding TRAP transporter small permease subunit — translated: MNSAFKVVRFIDGLSLWSGKIFAWLNVPLVGGLVYEVVARYAFDSPTEWAYDIAYMLYGTIFMMGAAYTLYNKGHIRTDLLYNHFPARWQGIIDASFYLFFFFPGMILFLIAGWDYAAHAWDIKETAAYSPWRPIVYPFKTVIPIAIILLIIQGIAEFIKSVYATTRGEWR
- a CDS encoding TRAP transporter large permease subunit, which produces MSNEILGLLMLGTLLVVIFIGFPIAFTLIILAILFGYFSLGKMVFDLMVMQTFGLMQEEVLAAVPLFVFMGYVVEQAGLMERLFMAFRHVLSGVKGSLFVGVILTAAIFAMATGIVGAAVTVLGIMAAPVMIRCGYNDQLSAGTIIAGGTLGILIPPSIMLVVMGPVLGISVAKLYAAAFGPGFLLTGLYVIYLLIRNFLNPELGPVVPMDERISRTEKIKEFFFGMVPLGSLIFFTLGSILAGLATPTEAAACGACGGILMALAYRKLTLPKFKEALIKTLSTSSMVLFLAVAANIFGSVFSRLGSATLITNSLIALDLSPFMMLLLLMVVIFILGWPFEWPAIVLIFLPIFLPLILTLKFNLVWFGALVAVNLQTAFLSPPVAMSAYYLKAVVPQWKLSTIYRGVIEFMVIQLIALFLLMLFPEIALWLPGVLFG
- a CDS encoding response regulator, whose product is MEQKASVLVVDDELGPRESLRMILKPLYDVHTAANGQEALDCIQKEKVDLITLDIKMPGLSGMDVLRELRKLGSDAAVVIVTGYGTLTNVHDAIRYGAVDFVSKPFNVPDIVAIVNKSVAQRSYNRKVKNIVQKIRSIHAWEDNEIDEFLNN